From the genome of Synchiropus splendidus isolate RoL2022-P1 chromosome 17, RoL_Sspl_1.0, whole genome shotgun sequence, one region includes:
- the mtmr2 gene encoding myotubularin-related protein 2: protein MEKSGSTDSLGSKVSSSRQPSVDSLSSASTSRSDRSAPTKTPSAISSDSATTSGEFSPEIRVKPKTHTKVPRECDKEEPQLLPNETVQDKALDVTYFCPFTGALRGAVTVTSYRLFFRCMDRDPSFVLDLPLGVVSRVEKIGSASNRGDVSYGVVCKDMRNLRFAHKQLDDSLRKSIFEVLMKFAFPVSNGLQIFAFNYGQAFPENGWKVYDAAAEYRRQGIPNESWRITKVNDHYELCDTYPSTLAVPVNIPDEELKRVAAFRAKGRIPVLSWIHPESQATVTRCSQPMVGVNGKRSKEDEKYLQAIMDANAQSHKLFIFDARPSVNAAANKMKGGGYESEDAYQNAELVFLDIHNIHVMRESLRKLKDVVYPNIEDSHWLSNLESTHWLEHIKLILAGALRIADKVESGKTSVVVHCSDGWDRTAQLTSLAMLMLDSHYRTIRGFQVLLEKEWLSFGHRFQLRVGHGDKNHTDADRSPVFIQFVDCVWQLTRQFPAAFEFNEYFLVTILDHLYSCLFGTFLCNSEQQRLKEEIPKRTVSLWSYINSQMEEFTNPLYVNFSNHVLFPVVSLRHLELWVGYYIRWNPRMRPQEPVHQRYKELLAKRAELQKRVDELQREVTNRSASSSERAGSPTRSITPVQTFV, encoded by the exons ATGGAGAAGAGCGGCAGCACCGACAGTTTGGGCTCCAAAGTCTCCTCCTCCCGCCAGCCGAGTGTCGATTCATTGTCCAG CGCCTCCACCTCCCGCTCCGACCGCTCGGCGCCCACCAAGACTCCCTCCGCCATCTCGTCGGACTCCGCCACCACGTCGGGCGAGTTTTCTCCGGAGATTCGG GTCAAACCCAAAACTCACACCAAG GTGCCCCgagagtgtgacaaagaggAACCGCAGCTGCTTCCAAATGAAACGGTGCAGGACAAAG CCCTGGACGTCACCTACTTCTGTCCGTTCACCGGAGCCCTGAGAGGAGCAGTGACCGTCACCAGCTACAGGCTCTTCTTCAGATGCATGGACAGG GACCCGTCCTTCGTGCTGGACCTGCCGCTGGGCGTGGTGAGTCGCGTGGAGAAGATCGGCAGCGCGTCCAATCGTGGAGACGTGTCTTACGGGGTCGTCTGCAAA GACATGCGTAATCTACGTTTTGCACACAAGCAACTGGACGACTCGCTCAGGAAGTCCATCTTTGAGGTGCTGATGAAGTTTGCGTTTCCTGTGTCCAACGGTCTG CAAATCTTCGCCTTCAACTACGGCCAGGCGTTTCCTGAGAACGGGTGGAAGGTGTACGACGCCGCCGCGGAGTACAGGAGACAG GGGATTCCCAACGAGAGCTGGAGGATCACCAAAGTCAACGACCACTACGAACTGTGTGACACGTACCCGTCCACCCTGGCTGTTCCTGTCAACATCCCGGACGAGGAGCTGAAAAGAGTCGCTGCTTTTAGAGCCAAAGGTCGAATACCG GTTCTGTCGTGGATCCACCCCGAGAGTCAGGCCACGGTGACCCGCTGCAGCCAGCCCATGGTCGGGGTCAACGGCAAGCGCAGCAAGGAGGACGAGAAGTACCTTCAGGCCATCATGGACGCCAACGCTCAGTCTCACAAGCTCTTCATCTTCGACGCCAGGCCCAGTGTCAACGCTGCTGCCAACAAG ATGAAAGGCGGTGGGTACGAGAGCGAGGACGCGTACCAGAACGCTGAGCTGGTGTTCCTGGACATCCACAACATCCACGTGATGAGAGAGTCTCTGCGGAAACTGAAGGATGTGGTCTACCCCAACATCGAGGACTCGCACTGGCTGTCCAACCTGGAGTCCACCCACTGGCTGGAGCACATCAAG ctCATCCTAGCCGGAGCGCTGCGCATCGCCGACAAGGTGGAGTCCGGCAAGACCTCGGTGGTGGTGCACTGCAGCGACGGCTGGGATCGCACGGCGCAGCTCACCTCTCTAGCCATGCTGATGCTGGACAGCCACTACAGAACCATCCGCGGcttccaggtgctgctggagaaggagtGGCTGAGCTTCGGCCATCGCTTCCAGCTG CGCGTGGGCCACGGCGACAAGAACCACACGGACGCCGACCGCTCTCCCGTTTTCATCCAGTTCGTCGACTGCGTCTGGCAGCTGACTCGGCAG TTTCCCGCAGCGTTTGAGTTCAACGAGTACTTCCTGGTGACCATCCTGGACCACTTGTACAGCTGCCTGTTCGGAACCTTCCTCTGCAACAGCGAGCAGCAGCGGCTCAAGGAG GAGATTCCCAAGAGGACGGTGTCGCTGTGGTCCTATATCAACAGCCAGATGGAGGAGTTCACCAACCCGCTCTACGTCAACTTCTCCAACCACGTGCTCTTCCCTGTCGTCAGCCTGCGGCACCTGGAGCTCTGGGTGGGCTACTACATTCGCTGGAACCCTCGGATGAGACCTCAG GAACCCGTCCATCAGCGCTACAAAGAGCTGCTGGCCAAGAGGGCGGAGCTGCAGAAGAGAGTGGACGAGCTGCAGCGGGAAGTCACCAACCGCTCGGCCTCCTCCTCTGAGCGTGCCGGCTCCCCGACTCGCTCCATCACTCCGGTCCAGACATTTGTCTGA
- the LOC128748105 gene encoding endosialin-like — translation MMGETLEEKDVSCHPEGCYAVFLQRRTFREAGRSCRERGGTLATMHDEKKAGFIHDLLLAVKSQGTKTRFRLWIGLHRPPRQCSSTRPLRGFVWVTGDHDGKFTNWLREESRSPATCAAPRCVAVVVQSESTTADNLKWLDGSCGLALDGYVCQFNYKGMCPPLTDEGQGPVVYTTPFHLVSSVLTHVPQGSVAEVTCPADSADPSGETEETVLCMERDDETVGWSRDAPLCSADGELKGEDWCSQDHGCEQFCQNTDTDYYCYCAEGFTLDEDGYGSHVKEVCLNMGCEYDCVETARGTRCTCPHGFQMAPDGRKCLDVDECRQDPCPQVCVNIPGTFHCTCDSGYQPDDDGECVDVDECLDEGSCDGTCENTLGSFKCLCNPGYQPGPRGECEDVDECVGESPCQQQCLNYMGGYQCYCDQGYDLQADGLSCQPSPEDGEYSTLTPEPGDSVQILDLDADHVKSWSGSFTPNPHFESNGNFDTQWLTEAPNRHVPDLHHGSENHLNQWDAAVPKYYQTVPSPTQPAGNEIDHEAEAKTRVAEADVPQGAAAAEVKDMGSKTDGDVSHVVGAGGVSEAGSRKSDKSWLLVALLVPLCVFLVVMLALGIVYCTSCAIDKSLSFSNCHRWILPTTPPNRGDGKTPA, via the exons ATGATGGGAGAAACA CTGGAGGAAAAGGACGTGAGCTGTCATCCAGAGGGATGCTACGCCGTCTTCCTCCAGAGAAGAACCTTCAGGGAGGCTGGGCGGAGCTGCAGGGAGCGAGGGGGCACCTTGGCAACCATGCATGACGAGAAGAAAGCCGGCTTCATCCACGACCTCCTATTGGCTGTCAAATCGCAGGGGACCAAGACGCGCTTCCGTCTGTGGATCGGACTCCACAGGCCGCCACGCCAGTGCTCCTCCACCAGACCCCTGAGAGGATTCGTCTGGGTCACAG GAGATCACGACGGAAAGTTCACCAACTGGCTGCGGGAGGAGTCCAGGAGTCCAGCCACTTGCGCCGCCCCCCGCTGTGTGGCTGTGGTGGTCCAAAGCGAGAGCACCACTGCCGACAACCTGAAGTGGCTGGACGGCTCCTGCGGTCTGGCGCTGGACGGATACGTGTGCCAGTTCAACTACAAAGGGATGTGCCCGCCGCTGACGGATGAAGGTCAGGGCCCGGTGGTCTACACCACGCCCTTCCACCTGGTGAGCAGCGTGCTGACTCACGTGCCCCAGGGGAGCGTGGCCGAGGTCACATGCCCGGCAGACAGCGCAGATCCATCCGGCGAAACTGAGGAGACGGTTCTGTGCATGGAGAGGGACGACGAGACGGTGGGCTGGTCCCGGGACGCCCCCCTCTGTTCGGCCGACGGGGAGCTGAAAGGCGAGGACTGGTGCAGCCAGGATCACGGGTGTGAGCAGTTTTGCCAGAACACGGACACtgactactactgctactgcgCCGAAGGCTTTACCCTGGATGAGGACGGCTACGGGT CCCATGTCAAGGAAGTGTGCCTTAACATGGGCTGCGAGTACGACTGCGTGGAGACGGCCCGCGGGACCCGCTGCACCTGCCCGCACGGCTTCCAGATGGCCCCAGATGGCCGCAAGTGCCTGGACGTGGACGAATGCCGACAAGACCCCTGCCCTCAGGTGTGCGTCAACATCCCAGGCACCTTCCACTGCACCTGCGACTCGGGCTACCAGCCGGATGACGACGGGGAGTGCGTGGACGTGGACGAGTGCCTGGACGAAGGAAGCTGTGATGGCACGTGCGAAAACACGCTGGGGTCCTTCAAGTGTTTGTGCAACCCGGGCTACCAGCCTGGGCCCAGAGGCGAGTGCGAGGACGTGGACGAATGCGTGGGGGAGTCGCCATGCCAGCAGCAGTGCCTCAACTACATGGGAGGCTACCAGTGCTACTGCGACCAGGGCTACGACCTGCAGGCCGACGGACTGAGCTGCCAGCCCTCGCCGGAGGACGGGGAGTACTCCACGCTCACCCCGGAGCCCGGAGACTCGGTCCAGATACTTGACCTGGATGCTGACCATGTTAAATCCTGGTCCGGGTCATTCACGCCGAACCCTCACTTTGAGTCCAACGGCAACTTTGACACTCAGTGGCTGACGGAAGCCCCAAACAGACATGTCCCTGACCTGCACCATGGATCCGAAAACCACCTCAACCAATGGGACGCTGCGGTGCCGAAGTACTACCAAACAGTCCCGTCCCCGACACAACCGGCCGGCAACGAAATCGATCACGAAGCAGAGGCAAAGACCAGAGTGGCGGAAGCTGACGTTCCTCAAGGGGCTGCCGCCGCGGAGGTGAAGGACATGGGCTCCAAAACAGACGGCGATGTGAGCCACGTCGTGGGAGCGGGGGGCGTGTCTGAGGCGGGCAGTCGGAAGAGCGACAAGAGCTGGCTGTTGGTGGCCCTGCTGGTGCCgctgtgtgtgttcctggtGGTGATGCTGGCCCTCGGAATCGTCTACTGCACCAGCTGCGCCATCGACAAGAGCCTGAGCTTCTCCAACTGCCACCGCTGGATACTCCCCACCACGCCTCCCAACAGAGGAGACGGGAAAACCCCGGCTTGA